TTGACGCGGCGCACAAGCGCGGCATCCGCATTATCACGGACTTCCCCATCAACCACACCTCAGACCAGCACCCGTGGTTCATCCAGTCCCGCGAGGATCCGGAGGGCCCCTACGGGGACTACTACGTGTGGACGGACGATGACAAGCAGTACGACGGCACCCGCATCATCTTCATTGACACGGAGACCTCCAACTGGACCTGGGACCCCGTGCGCAAGCAGTTCTTCTGGCACCGCTTCTTCTCCCACCAGCCGGACTTGAACTACGACAACCCTAAGGTGCAGGAAGAAGTCCTGGACGTGATCCGCTTCTGGCTGGACCTGGGCATGGACGGCATCCGCCTGGACGCCATCCCGTACCTCTTCGAGCGCGAGGGCACGAACAGCGAGAACCTGCCGGAGACGCACGGCTTTATCAAGCGCGTGCGCAAGCTTTTCGACGAAGAGTACCCCGGCCGCTTCCTCCTCGCCGAGGCGAACCAGATGCCGCACGAGGTGGTGGAGTACTTCGGCGAGGGGACGGACGGCACCGGCGACGAATGCCAGATGGCCTTCCACTTCCCCGTCATGCCGCGCATCTTCATGGGCCTGCACAAGGAGACGGCGCAGCCCATCATCGACATCCTGCGCGAGACCCCGGACATCCCGGAGACCGCGCAGTGGGGCATCTTCCTGCGCAACCACGATGAGCTGACGCTGGAGATGGTGACGGAAGAGGAGCGGGACTACATGTACAAGTCCTACGCCTTCGACCCGCGCATGCGCGCCAACGTTGGTATCCGCCGCCGCCTCGCCCCGCTTCTGGGCGGGCACCGCGACCGCCTGGAGCTGGCCCACGCGCTGCTGCTTTCTCTGCCGGGCTCCCCGTTCCTGTACTACGGCGACGAGATTGGCATGGGCGACAACATCTGGCTGCCGGACCGCGACGGCGTGCGCACCCCCATGCAGTGGTCCAACGACCGCAACGGCGGCTTCTCCAAGGCGGACCCGGAGCGTCTGTACCTGCCGCCGGTGCGCAACGACCAGTACGGCTTCCACATCGTCAACGTGGAATCCCAGGTGAACCAGGACAACTCCCTGCTGCACTGGGTGCGCACGCTGGTGCATATCCGCAAGCAGTACAAGGCGTTCGGCCGCGGCTCCTACATCGAGGTGGAGCACGGCAACGAGCAGGTGCTGGCCTTCATCCGTGAGTACACCGACGACAACGGCCGCACCGAGCGCATCCTGTGCGTGCACAACATGAGCTCGCGCCCGCAGCCGGTGATGATGCAGCTGGCGCACTTTGCCGGCATCACCCCGCGCGAGCTGTCCGGCGGCGTGGAGTTCCCCACGATCGGCGAGCTGCCGTGGCTGACCACGCTTGCCCCGCACGGTTTCTTCTGGTTCGACATCTCCTAGGAGGCCTACCTTGATCGACATCACCGGAGAACGCTTTTTCGGCTCCAAAGCCGCGGCGGTGGGCGGCACCAGCGTCGCCAATGAAGCCCCGCTAGGCGGATACACCTGGCAGCTCATCGAAGTTGAGCTTCAGCGCGGTACCGAGGTCTACCAGGTGCTGGTGGAGGGCGACACGGACGTGTTGAACACGGACGCCGGCGCCACCGCCTACGTCGCCCACGCGCACGAGCTGGGCGAGGTCCACGGCACCCTCACCACCGGCCCCGCCACCCCGCTCGGCGCGGAGCAATCCAACACGTCGCTGGTGGTGGGCGACACCATCTTCAAGGTCTTCCGCAAGCTCGAGGGCGGCCTGAACCCGGACGTGGAGCTGCTCAGCCGCATCGACAACCCGCACATCGCCGCCGTGCACGGCTACGTCACCCGCGGCGACCAGACGCTGGCCATGCAGCAGGCGCGCATCGACGGCACCGACGGCTACCAGCTGGCCACCAGCGAGGGCCTCACTGTGGAAAGCGCCACCTCCCTCGGCGTCGCCATCCGCAGCGTCCACGACTCGCTGGCCAGCGCGTTCGGTACCGAGGAGGTTGACGCAGACGGCGTGCGCGCCGAGCTCCACGCCCGCCTGGACCGCAACATCGAGCGCGCCGCCGTGCTCAAGGACTACGAGGCAGGGCTTCGCACGCTTATCGACGGCGCCTTTACCCACCCCACCGTCACTGTCCAGCGCGTCCACGGCGACCTGCACTTGGGCCAGACACTGAAGACAGCGGATACCTGGTACCTCATCGACTTCGAGGGCGAGCCGGCCCGACCCCTGGAGGAGCGCCGCCGCCCTGACAGCCCGCTGCGGGATGTGGCGGGGATGGTGCGTTCCTTCGGTTACGCGTCTGCACCGCAGGAGCAGGTGGATGCGTTGCTGGCGGGGTACGGGGACGTCGAAAAGCAAATGCTCAACGCGTATATCGCGGACAAGGCGGCATACGAGGTTGCGTATGAGGCGAACAACCGTCCGGATTGGATCGACATCCCGCTGCGAGCGGTGAAGGACCTCACCGATCCCAATAGGTGAGATCCAGTTTCCAAAATCCGCCTGAGGGGCTACTGTGAATGAATCTCTTGCATTCCAGTGAATCCCAAGGAGGCCCTCAGATGGGTTCGACAGCCGTCACGTCGGGCGGGACGAAGCGTTCCGGCCTGACAATCGTGGTCACGTCGCTCGCGCTCTTTTCCATGTTCTTCGGCGCAGGCAACTTGATCTTCCCGCCCATGTTGGCCGTCCAGGCTGGCGATAACTTCTGGCCGGCCATCCTCGGCTTCCTGGGAACCGGAGCCCTGCTGCCGGTGCTGGCCGTGATCGCCATCGCCCTGGCAGGTGAAGACGTGCGCGATCTGGCCCAGCGCGCCGGCACCGTCTTCGGCCTCCTGTTCCCCATCCTGGCCTACCTGTCCATCGGCGCGTTCTACGCCCTGCCGCGTACCGGCGCCGTGTCCATGGAGACTGCGATCACCCCGCTGCTGGGCGTGCAGGGCACCGCGGCATCCGCGATCTTCAACATCGTGTTCTTCGGCATCGCGCTGGCGCTGTCTTGGAACCCGATCCGCATCATGGACACCCTGGGCAAGTTCCTGGTGCCCGCGCTGGTGGTGCTGCTGGTGATCATGATCGCCGTCTCCCTCACCCGCTTCGACGCCCAGGCTGCCGCCCCGGCCGCTGAGTACGCAGAGAGCGCGTTCACCGCCGGCCTGCTCGAGGGCTACCTCACCATGGACTCCATCGCGGCGCTGGCGTTCGCCATCGTGGTCATTTCCACCCTGAGCAACAAGGGCTACCACGGCCGCGAGCTGGTCAACGGCACCATCATCGCCGGCATCGGCGCAGGCATCATGCTCGCCCTGATCTACCTGGGCCTGGGCGGCATCGGCCGCGTCATCCCCAACGGCGCGCAGTACGAAAACGGCGCGGGCCTGCTCGCAGAGGCGTCCAACCTGACCATGGGCAACATCGGCCAGATCGTGTTCTCCCTCGTCGTGCTGCTGGCCTGCCTGACCACCGCCGTGGGCCTGATCACCGCAACGTCCGAGTACTTCCACGATCAGTTCTTCGGCTCCTACCGCATGTGGGCCATCATCTTCACCGTCTGGTCCATGGTGTTTGCCACCCAGGGCCTGAGCTTCATCATGACCATCGCCGCACCGGTGATCGGCTTCCTGTACCCGCCGGCGATTGCCCTGATCCTGGTCACGCTGATTGAGCCGGCGTTCCGTTCCAAGACCCGCTTCACCTGGGCCCTGATCATCCCAGTGTGGACCGCGGTGGTCTACTCCCTGATCGAGACCTTCATCGGCCAGGGCTGGGGTGCCTCCGCGCTGGAGCCGATCATCTCCTGGACGCCGCTCTTCGGCGCCGGCCTCGGCTGGGTTGTGCCGGTGGCCATCGCCTTTATCATCGGCCTTGTGCTGGACTTCATGAACCCGAAGCCGGCGCGCGAGCTCGGCGAGGTACGTTGACGTGTCCAACAGGCGTACCGTGGAGGCATGAAGCTTTCACTGATTGATTTCTGCACCCGCTACCCCAACGAAACCGTGGGCGAGGCGATGGAACGCTCCGTCGCATTCGCCCAGTCCGCGGAAGCGTTGGGGTATTCGCGTATCTGGTACTCCGAGCACCACAACATGACGTCCATCGTGTCCTCGGTGCCCTCGGTACTTATCTCCCACATCGGCGCCCGCACCAACTCCATCCGCTTGGGCGCCGGCGGCGTGATGCTGCCCAACCACTCCCCGTACGTCATCGCGGAGCAGTTCGGCATGCTGGAGGAGCTGTACCCGGGCCGCATCGACCTGGGCCTCGGCCGCGCCCCCGGCACCGACCAGCAGACGCTCGGCCGGGCCCTGCGCCGCGATCCCCGCGCCGCCGAGAACTTCCCGCAGGACGTGCAGGAGCTCCAGGCGTGGCTTTCCAACGAGTCCCCGCTGCCGGGCGTGGTGGCCACCCCCGGTTTTGACACCAACGTCCCGCTTTATATTCTCGGCTCCTCCATGTTCGGCGCGTCCCTCGCCGCCCAGCTCGGCCTGCCGTATTCCTTCGCCTCCCACTTCGCCCCGCAGGCGTTGGAGCAGGCCACCACCTACTACCGCGAGAACTACAAGCCTTCGGAGCGTTACCCGGAGCCGTACTGCATCGCCGCCGTCAACGTCATCGCCTCCGACACCGCGGAGGACGCGGAGCGCCAGGAACACCTCGTGCACCGCGAGCGTGTGCGCGCTTTCGTGGGCCGCAGGGGCACCCCGCTTAACGACGATCAGTTGGACAGCATCGTCCAGTCCTACCAGGGCAAACAGATCATTGACATGCTGCGCTACACCGCCAAGGGCACCGGGGGGGATGTCAAGGAGTACCTCACCTGGTTCGCCGACCACGCCAAGGCGGATGAGCTGATGATCTCGTTGCAGGCCCCCAGCCACGAGGAGGCGCTGCGCTCCATGGAAATTGTGGCTGACGCAATGGGGTAACCTCTGTGCGATGAAGCACAACCGGCTCGCCGGCGCGCTAGTAGCCGCGGCCACCCTCACCGCCTGCGCCCCGGCACAGACGCCGTCCGCGGGGCAGCTCACCGTGGCTGCCTCCGCGCCTCCGGCCAGCCTGGATTTCACCACCACCGGCGGCGCCGCCGCACCCCAGGCACTCATGGGCAACGTCTACGAGACGCTGGTGCGTATCGACGATGCGGGCCAGCCCCAACCTTTCCTGGCAACCTCCTGGGATGTCAGCGAGGACGGCACCGTGTACACCTTCCACCTCCGCGAGGGGGTGACGTTTGCAGACGGCACCCCGTTCACCGCGGACGATGCCGCCTTTTCCATCACCTACGTCTAGGAATCCTGGACCAACGGCCTGAAGCACCAGATGGATCCGGTGGTGAGTGCTACGGCGATCGCGCCGCTGACGCTCGAGGTGGTGTTGGAGAAAGCGTCGGAAAGCTGGCTCTGGTCTATGGGCACCTTCACCGGCGCGATGATGAGCCCCGCGAGCGTGGAGCGGCTTGCCACTGACCCGCTGGGCACCGGCCCGTACACCCTGGAGCGCTTCGATGTGGGCACGGCCGTGCATTTCACGGCGCGCGACGATTACTGGGGCGGGCCCGTGGGCCACGACGCGCAGATCCGCTACTTCGCGGACGCCGTCTCCGCCGTCAACGCGCTGCGTGCCGGCGACGTGGACGTGGTGTGGGCGATGCAGGCCCCGCAGCTGATCGGTGCGCTGCCTGCGGAGATCGGCGTGGAGGTGGGCACCACCAACGGCGAGGTGCTGCTTTCCATGAACAACAACGCCGCGCCGTTCGACGACCCGGATGTGCGCCGCGCCGTGGCCTACGCCATCGACCGCGATGCCGTGAACCAGGTGGTGTATGGCGGCCTGGCCACGGACACCGGCGGCGCGCCCGTCCCGCCGAGCGACCCCTGGTTTACGGGCCGAGACTACTACCCCTTCGACCCGGACAAGGCCCGCGAGCTTCTGGCCGGGCGCACGCCGGAGATCACCATCACGGTGCCCAACCTGCCCTACGCGCAGACTGCGTCCGAGCTCATCTTCTCCCAGCTGCGTGACGTGGGCTTTGAGGTCCGCTTGGAGACGGTGGAGTTTCCCGCCGTGTGGCTCAACCAGGTGCTCAAGCAGCACGACTACCAGGCGTCGCTGATTGCGCACGTGGAGCCGCGCGACGTTGCCAACCTCTTCGGTAACCCGGAGTACTACTTGGGCTACGACTCCGCGGCCGCCCGCGAGCTCATCGCGCAGGAGCGATTCGGCGAGGCAGTGGACCAGATCATGGCGGATGCCGCGGCCTTGACCCTGGTCAACGCGCCGAACATCGTGCTTGTGCGCCCCGGTATCACCGGCGTGAACCCCAACGTGGTCACGGACGCGCTGCCGCTGCACACGATCGGAGGTGTCTCATGAAAGCCATCGGCGCAAGCGTGCTGCGCTTCGTGGGCCTTCTCGCCGCCGCCAGCGTGATCATCTTCGTGCTGCTGCGCGCGGTGCCGGGCGACCCGGCGCGCGTGGCCCTCGGCGTGAACGCGACCGAGGAGGCCGTGGCGGAGCTTTCGCAGCGCTTGGGCACGGACCGCCCGCTGGTGGAGCAGTACTTCAGCTGGATTTCCGGTCTAATCACCGGGGACTTCGGGGTCTCACTGGCCAGCGGCCAGAACATGACGTCCACCATCCTGGAGCGCGGCGGGGTGTCGCTGACGCTGACGTTGGCCGCTGTCGTCGTCGCGCTGGCCGCCGCGGTGCCGCTGGGCGTGCGCTTGGCCCGCCGCCCCGGCCCGGTGCTGGAGGTGCTCACGCAGCTGGGCATCGCGGTGCCGTCCTTCCTGGTGGGCATCCTCCTTGTCGCGCTATTTTCGGTGCGCCTCGGCTGGCTGCCGGCCAACGGGTGGGGCACGGTGCGCCACGCGATTTTGCCCGTCGCGTCGCTGGCGCTGGTGCAGGCCGCAATTCTGACGCGCTACGTCCGCACCGCGGTGGCCAGCGAGATGGGCAAGGATTATGTGCGTACGGGTAGGGCCCAGGGAGCGTCGATAAGCGACGTGCTCTACGGGCACGTCCTGCGCAACGCCGCGCTGCCGGTGCTGACGGTGACCGGCCTGCAGCTGTCCACCATGATTGTGGGCGCGGTGGTGATTGAGCGGGTGTTCGCGATTCCTGGGCTGGGCTCTTTGCTTATCGACGCCGTGGGCAACCGCGATCTCACCACCGTCCAAACGGTGATGATGCTCCTGGTTACGTTCACGCTGCTGGTGAACCTGGTGGTGGACGTGCTCTACGCCGTGATTGATCCGAGGGTGCGGGCATGAAGCGGGCCGGCTGGATTCTGGTAGGCGCGCTTGCGGCGCTGGCTGTGGTGTCTTTGGTGTGGACGCCGTACGACCCGCTGCAGGCGAACCCCGCCGCGCGGCTGCAGGGCCCGAGCTGGGCGCACTGGCTGGGGACGGATGAGCTGGGCCGCGACATGGCCTCGCGCATCATGGCGGGCGCCCGGTTGACACTGGCCACGGCGCTGAGCGCGGTGGCGATCTCTGCGCTGATCGGCATTCCGCTGGGCATCACCGCAGGCATGCGCCGCGGCGACAAGGCGATCATGGCTGGCGCGGACCTGCTGCTGGCGTTCCCCGCGCTGCTCTTGGCCATCGTGTTCACCGCAGTGTTCGGCGCGAGCATGTGGATTGTGGTGCTGGCGATCGGGATTGCGGGCATCCCCGGCTTCGTGCGCGTGGCGCGCGTGGGCACGCTGCAGGTAATGAGCCAGGACTACATCCTGGCCGCCCGCATGGCCAAGGTGCCGCGAGCACGGATTGCGCGCCGCCACGTGCTGCCCAACATCGCGCACCTGCTGACCACCCAGGCTTCCGTGGCGCTGGCGCTGGCCATCCTCGCGGAGGCGGGCTTGTCCTTCCTGGGCCTGGGTGCGCCCGCGCCCTACGCCAGCTGGGGCCGCATGCTCCAAGCCTCCCAGCCGTTTCTGGCCACCGCGCCGCACCTGGCACTCTGGCCCGGCCTGGCGATTGCGCTCACGGTGCTGGGCTTCAACCTGATCGGAGGCCACCGTGATCCACGTTGATGCCCTCACCATTCCCGGCCTGCTGCACGACATCACCTTCGAGGTCGCGCCGGGCGACCGCCTGGGCATTATCGGTGAGTCCGGCTCCGGCAAGTCACTCACCGCGCTCTCCATCATGGGGCTGACGAACGTGCCCACCGAAGGCTCCATCACCGTGAGCGGCGTGGAGATGGTGGGCACGCCCGACCGCGTACGTCGCAAGGTGCGCGGCAAGGTGGTCGGCATGGTGTTCCAGGAGCCGATGACGGCCCTGGACCCGCTGCGCAAAATCGGCTCCCTGGTTTCCCGCGAACTCCTCGCCGAGGTGGGCGTCGACCGCCCGGAGGCCTACCCGCACCAACTTTCCGGCGGCCAGCGCCAACGCGTCCTCATCGCACTGGCCTTGAGCCAGAACCCTGACTACCTGATCTGCGACGAGCCCACCACCGCCCTCGACGTCACCGTCCAGCGCCAGATCCTGGACCTCATCGACCGCCTCGTGGAGGCGCGCGGCATGGGGCTCATCTTCATATCCCACGACCTCGCCGTGGTCAACCACATGACCTCGCGCGTGCTCACTTTCAAAGACGGGCGCATCGTGGACAGCCATTCCGAGTACGCCCGCGCGCTCGCGGCGGCCTCGCACCCCGGCCCGCCCGCGGCACCCACCCCGCTCGGCGAACCCATCGTCTCCCTCTCCGGCGTTTCCCTCACGCGGGGGCATACGCAAGCGCTTGACGACGTCTCCTTGACCGTGCGCCGCGGCGAACGATTGGGCCTGGTCGGCGGCTCCGGCTCCGGCAAAACAACGCTGCTGCACACCATCGCGGGCTTGCTGAAACCAGATACCGGCACCGTGGATGCGCGCGGCACCATGCAGATGGTGTTCCAAGACCCGTACTCCTCCCTGGATCCGCGCATGCGGGTGATCGATTCGGTGGCGGAAGCGGGCGTCGATACGCAGCGCGCCCAGGACGTGCTCGCCGGGGTGGGTCTTGCGGGCATGGGCGGACGCCTGCCTCGGGAGTTTTCCGGCGGACAGCGCCAGCGCATCTCCATTGCGCGCGCCGCCGCCCCGCGCCCGGACATCCTGCTCGCGGACGAACCGGTCTCCGCCCTCGACGTCACCGTGCGCAAGCAGGTGCTCGAGCTTATCGACGACACCGTGGGCGACGGCACCCTCATCTTCTGCTCCCACGACCTTGCCGTGGTGCGCGAGCTCTGCCCGCGCATCGCGGTGATGCACCGCGGCCGGATCGTGGAACACGGGGATACCGAGGAGATCTGGCGGGGTCCCCAGCACGAGTACACGCGCACGCTCATACAATCGCGGCTATGACCGCCCAGGCCCCGCAGATCACCGTGGTCGGCTCCATTAATGCCGACCTCACCGTCAACGTCGCCCGCCACCCTTCCCCCGGCGAGACGCTCTTGGGCACCGGCGGCGGGGTCACGCCCGGCGGCAAAGGCGCGAACCAGGCTGTGGCAGCCGCGCGCCTCGGGGCGCGGGTGGCGCTGGTGGGCGCCGTCGGCCGGGATGCGAACGCCGCGCCCGCGACCGCGCTACTCCGCGAGGCCGGGGTGGACATGACTCACGTCGAAGAGGTGGACGGCGTGACCGGCCTTGCGGTGATTACGGTTGATCGCGCCGGGGAGAACACCATCATTGTCGTGCCGGGGGCGAACGAGGTGGTGGATCAAGTGTTCGTCGAGAAGCATCGTGCCCCTGTGGAGGCCGCGGAGCTCGTGCTGCTCCAGGGCGAGATCCCCGCGGATGGGTTCGCGCAGGCGGTTGAGTTGGCGCGCGGGCGAGTTGTGGTGAATCTGGCGCCCGTGGTGGATGTGCCGCGGGAAGCCCTTTTGGCTGCGGATCCGCTCATGGCCAACGAGCACGAGGCTGGGCTGATCCTGGCGCAGCTCGGGCACGATTCCGCAGGTGAGCCGCCTCAGCTTGCAGCGCGTCTGGTGGCTGCCGGCTTTACGACGGTCGTGCTCACACTCGGCGCCGAAGGTGCCCTTGTTGCCGATGCTTCGGGTGTCCGATCGGTGCCTGCCCCGCGCGTGGACGCGGTAGACACCGTCGGCGCAGGCGACGCGTTTGCGGGCGCGTTCTGCTGGCGCATCGTTGCAGGTGACAGCCTCGATGAGGCCGCAGCCTTCGCGGCGCGCGTGGGCGCGTTTTCGGTCACCCGGCCCGGCGCGCAGCCGTCCTACCCGCTAGCGGGTGACGTAGAACATTAGGGACTGATCCAACAGGTGCTCCTCCACGCGCTCAAAAGCGCTGGTGAGAGCGTCAAATTCGTGCACTTCAGCGTCTGTGAGCTTGACCTGCTCGCGGGGAACCGGTGTCTGCATGCCGCCATTGTAGCCCGCAAGTTACAGGCGCGTGATTCGATCCTTATTCGAGCGGCGGATTATATCGTTATCGAACGTTTATTTGCGTATTGACACACCGTTGGGATCGTGGTTTATAATGGCACTCAAATCAATCTAACGAAAGTTAGTCACACCGTTCTAGTGAGAGGAACGATGCGTCACATGCCACCTAGCAGTTCTTACTTTGCCACAGAGCGCCCCGGCGATCAGTTGTGCCACGAAGCACAAATGATACGTATAGCGGAGCACGCGATCTTTGGAAGCCTCGCACATGGAGGCGATTCTGCCCTGGATTATGAGCTCACGCTCGCCCGCATCCAGTCCGCCACCGGGTGGCCCAAGGCTGCCGTCGACCGCGGCATTTTCGGCTACCACCGCCTCCGCCACCTCCCCCGCTTGCGCGCACTGCAGGACGAGACAAAACGCCTGGACATCCCCCGCTTGCGCGCCGTCGACGCGGCTGTGGCCATCCTCGGCTCGGAGCCGGACCCGGAGCTTTTGGCGCTTATCGACGACTACTTGGTCAACCTCTTCACCCCCACCCGCATCGCCCAAGAGTTGCCGGGCCAAAGGGCTATCACGGAGCGACTGCACAGGCTTATCACCACCCACTGCCCGGAGGTCGGTTTTGACGAGAAGAAGCGCAAGAAGCGCTCCGCCAACGCAAACGGCCGCGAGCTGCAGTGGTTCGACGTGCTGTTGGGCGAGGACGGCATGGCCGGACTCCAATTCAGCGGCGACCGGATCTCACTTGCCACCATCCGCGAAAGCGTGCGGACTACAGCGAAAGAGCTGAAGACCACCGAAGCGGATGCATTTTTCAAGCTGCTAGCTGGCGAAGTGGCGCCAGAGCCGACAATCACCATCAATGTGTTCCGCCCCTCCAGCGAAGGAGAAGGTGTTTCTGCCTACGTCCCCGGCTTCGGCTGGACCGACGCCACCAGCACCGCAATCTTGGAGGACCTGATCGCGCGGGGGAAGGCGAAGGAGGTGGATCTTTCGAACGTCGAAAAGCAGGAAGTGCCCGGGTACGCGCCTACCACGAAGATGCGTACGTACGCCGAGGCGCGCGACGGGTGCTGCGTATACCCCGGGTGCAGCCGGCCGGCGGCGACGTGCCAGCTAGACCACCGCATCCCGTTCGATGAGGGCGGCCCCACCACGCCGAGCAATCTCTTCACGTTGTGCCAGACGCATCACAACTTGAAGACCGATCGTCGGGCATTCTACGTGCCGGACCCGTCGACCGGCGACATTATCTGGCTCTTCTCGGACGGCACGTACGCCATCCGCCAGGACGCCGGTGTGCTGCGCAGCCAGATCACACCGGTGAACCCGCGTTGGCGCAGCTCGGTGGAGCAACGCCAGAAAGCGAAGGACCGGGCCGCCGAGTTCCTGGCCAAGGGGCACGCGCTTCTCGACGAATACGAAACCACCCACAACCTCGACCACTATCTTCGCGCCATTGACCAGCTGGAACGCGAGTACGACATGGAGTTTCCGTTCCTGCCGGAACTGCCGTGGGAGGAGCCGCTGCCGGAAGAACCGGTCGAGGGGCCGTGCCCCGACCCGCTGTACGATGTCAACCCCGAGGGATACACGTTCGAGGACGGCAACGCGATGCTGCCCGCGTAGGAAAGGGAGTGCCGGCGTGGAGTTTCACCGCCTCGCTAAGGAGCAACAGCTGTGGAAGCTGGGCCTCGAGCTGCTCCTCTTACCTGTGTTGTTGATGGTATTCGCGGTGCTCGGCGTGGCGCTGTACTCGAACCCGCCCCGCGGCATCGAAACGATGACGGACGTGTTCGTCCTCGCCGCCGTCCTCCCTGTGCCGTTCCTCGCGGCGCGGATCATGGGCCGCGACCCGGCGGCGCTGATTTCGGTGGCGAAGCGGGTGCGGTGGGACATCGTGGGCAAGTCCGCCGCAATCGCCGTGCCACCGTACGCGATTTGGCTGGCAATTAACGCGGCCGACGGGGAGGCCCAGTTCACGCGGTTCACCCTCTGCCTGCTCGTCGTCTACATCCTGGTCACACCCCTGCAAGCCGCGACGGAAGAACTCCTCTTCCGCGCCAGCCTGCCGCAAATCCTCGGCGCGCGGCTCCGCTCGCCGTGGCTGGCCTACGGGATCCCCATGATCCCGTTCATATTCCTGCACATCTACAACTGGCTCGGGCTGTTAGACATCGTGGTGTTCGCCGCGTGCGCCGCCTACCTCACGTGGCGCACCGGCGGGATCGAGGCCGCGGTTGTGCTCCACGCCGCGAACAACATCATGGTGTTCGGCGGGGAGGCCCTCCACCCAAATAGGCCGGTCTTGGTGGAGGTCAGCCCGCAGCTCGCCGCGACGTCCATCGCGGTGACGGTGGCGGTTACCGGATTACTAGCGCTCCGTCTGCGCCCACAGCAACGTTTGCTGCCGTCGCCGCAACCAAGTTGATGCGCTGCCAGGACC
Above is a genomic segment from Corynebacterium sp. CNCTC7651 containing:
- a CDS encoding ABC transporter permease, whose product is MKAIGASVLRFVGLLAAASVIIFVLLRAVPGDPARVALGVNATEEAVAELSQRLGTDRPLVEQYFSWISGLITGDFGVSLASGQNMTSTILERGGVSLTLTLAAVVVALAAAVPLGVRLARRPGPVLEVLTQLGIAVPSFLVGILLVALFSVRLGWLPANGWGTVRHAILPVASLALVQAAILTRYVRTAVASEMGKDYVRTGRAQGASISDVLYGHVLRNAALPVLTVTGLQLSTMIVGAVVIERVFAIPGLGSLLIDAVGNRDLTTVQTVMMLLVTFTLLVNLVVDVLYAVIDPRVRA
- a CDS encoding ABC transporter permease produces the protein MKRAGWILVGALAALAVVSLVWTPYDPLQANPAARLQGPSWAHWLGTDELGRDMASRIMAGARLTLATALSAVAISALIGIPLGITAGMRRGDKAIMAGADLLLAFPALLLAIVFTAVFGASMWIVVLAIGIAGIPGFVRVARVGTLQVMSQDYILAARMAKVPRARIARRHVLPNIAHLLTTQASVALALAILAEAGLSFLGLGAPAPYASWGRMLQASQPFLATAPHLALWPGLAIALTVLGFNLIGGHRDPR
- the brnQ gene encoding branched-chain amino acid transport system II carrier protein; the protein is MGSTAVTSGGTKRSGLTIVVTSLALFSMFFGAGNLIFPPMLAVQAGDNFWPAILGFLGTGALLPVLAVIAIALAGEDVRDLAQRAGTVFGLLFPILAYLSIGAFYALPRTGAVSMETAITPLLGVQGTAASAIFNIVFFGIALALSWNPIRIMDTLGKFLVPALVVLLVIMIAVSLTRFDAQAAAPAAEYAESAFTAGLLEGYLTMDSIAALAFAIVVISTLSNKGYHGRELVNGTIIAGIGAGIMLALIYLGLGGIGRVIPNGAQYENGAGLLAEASNLTMGNIGQIVFSLVVLLACLTTAVGLITATSEYFHDQFFGSYRMWAIIFTVWSMVFATQGLSFIMTIAAPVIGFLYPPAIALILVTLIEPAFRSKTRFTWALIIPVWTAVVYSLIETFIGQGWGASALEPIISWTPLFGAGLGWVVPVAIAFIIGLVLDFMNPKPARELGEVR
- a CDS encoding LLM class flavin-dependent oxidoreductase, producing MKLSLIDFCTRYPNETVGEAMERSVAFAQSAEALGYSRIWYSEHHNMTSIVSSVPSVLISHIGARTNSIRLGAGGVMLPNHSPYVIAEQFGMLEELYPGRIDLGLGRAPGTDQQTLGRALRRDPRAAENFPQDVQELQAWLSNESPLPGVVATPGFDTNVPLYILGSSMFGASLAAQLGLPYSFASHFAPQALEQATTYYRENYKPSERYPEPYCIAAVNVIASDTAEDAERQEHLVHRERVRAFVGRRGTPLNDDQLDSIVQSYQGKQIIDMLRYTAKGTGGDVKEYLTWFADHAKADELMISLQAPSHEEALRSMEIVADAMG
- a CDS encoding ABC transporter ATP-binding protein, with the translated sequence MIHVDALTIPGLLHDITFEVAPGDRLGIIGESGSGKSLTALSIMGLTNVPTEGSITVSGVEMVGTPDRVRRKVRGKVVGMVFQEPMTALDPLRKIGSLVSRELLAEVGVDRPEAYPHQLSGGQRQRVLIALALSQNPDYLICDEPTTALDVTVQRQILDLIDRLVEARGMGLIFISHDLAVVNHMTSRVLTFKDGRIVDSHSEYARALAAASHPGPPAAPTPLGEPIVSLSGVSLTRGHTQALDDVSLTVRRGERLGLVGGSGSGKTTLLHTIAGLLKPDTGTVDARGTMQMVFQDPYSSLDPRMRVIDSVAEAGVDTQRAQDVLAGVGLAGMGGRLPREFSGGQRQRISIARAAAPRPDILLADEPVSALDVTVRKQVLELIDDTVGDGTLIFCSHDLAVVRELCPRIAVMHRGRIVEHGDTEEIWRGPQHEYTRTLIQSRL
- a CDS encoding trehalose synthase codes for the protein MIDITGERFFGSKAAAVGGTSVANEAPLGGYTWQLIEVELQRGTEVYQVLVEGDTDVLNTDAGATAYVAHAHELGEVHGTLTTGPATPLGAEQSNTSLVVGDTIFKVFRKLEGGLNPDVELLSRIDNPHIAAVHGYVTRGDQTLAMQQARIDGTDGYQLATSEGLTVESATSLGVAIRSVHDSLASAFGTEEVDADGVRAELHARLDRNIERAAVLKDYEAGLRTLIDGAFTHPTVTVQRVHGDLHLGQTLKTADTWYLIDFEGEPARPLEERRRPDSPLRDVAGMVRSFGYASAPQEQVDALLAGYGDVEKQMLNAYIADKAAYEVAYEANNRPDWIDIPLRAVKDLTDPNR
- the treS gene encoding maltose alpha-D-glucosyltransferase codes for the protein MEHTPQASDFTPPAPVEQPWERPDPQWYKDAVFYEVLVRAFYDPDGTGSGTLKGLEEKLDYLQWLGVDCLWLPPFYDSPLRDGGYDIRDFRKVLPEFGTVEDFISLIDAAHKRGIRIITDFPINHTSDQHPWFIQSREDPEGPYGDYYVWTDDDKQYDGTRIIFIDTETSNWTWDPVRKQFFWHRFFSHQPDLNYDNPKVQEEVLDVIRFWLDLGMDGIRLDAIPYLFEREGTNSENLPETHGFIKRVRKLFDEEYPGRFLLAEANQMPHEVVEYFGEGTDGTGDECQMAFHFPVMPRIFMGLHKETAQPIIDILRETPDIPETAQWGIFLRNHDELTLEMVTEEERDYMYKSYAFDPRMRANVGIRRRLAPLLGGHRDRLELAHALLLSLPGSPFLYYGDEIGMGDNIWLPDRDGVRTPMQWSNDRNGGFSKADPERLYLPPVRNDQYGFHIVNVESQVNQDNSLLHWVRTLVHIRKQYKAFGRGSYIEVEHGNEQVLAFIREYTDDNGRTERILCVHNMSSRPQPVMMQLAHFAGITPRELSGGVEFPTIGELPWLTTLAPHGFFWFDIS